In a genomic window of Flavobacterium lipolyticum:
- a CDS encoding DUF6882 domain-containing protein — protein MGLFNNLFKKKTENTETTTNQQNDTKHFTSENDFFEKYGALALEKQRNLYTVTGGLSWNVDMDKEEITFGDHLTFPMQVLGSFSHSSETWLWIWDNKAGGYNESVMKQALLLKQYGEENNIDLLTIGKFDAVSNDLHLIGMIATEMFNGSGYYLGNYGQGTMVVTIKSDLIDKAESEELARILTVFPELISTFEIQNHKNAFTSYLSQKGYKLTSNGNEIKAEKNENIINAVFNEGNLLVKLNGNS, from the coding sequence ATGGGCTTATTCAACAATCTTTTTAAAAAGAAAACAGAAAACACAGAAACAACTACTAATCAACAAAATGACACTAAACACTTTACATCTGAGAATGATTTTTTTGAAAAATATGGTGCCCTGGCTCTAGAAAAACAAAGAAATCTCTACACTGTAACTGGCGGGCTTTCCTGGAATGTTGACATGGATAAGGAAGAAATAACATTTGGAGACCATCTTACTTTTCCAATGCAGGTTTTGGGTTCATTTTCGCATTCTTCAGAAACCTGGCTATGGATTTGGGATAACAAAGCTGGCGGATATAATGAATCTGTTATGAAGCAAGCTCTTTTATTAAAACAATATGGAGAAGAAAATAATATTGATTTATTAACTATTGGAAAATTCGACGCTGTCTCTAACGATCTTCATTTAATAGGAATGATTGCTACTGAAATGTTCAATGGAAGCGGTTATTATCTTGGAAATTATGGCCAGGGCACTATGGTTGTTACCATTAAATCTGATCTAATAGATAAAGCTGAAAGTGAAGAGTTAGCCCGAATCTTAACTGTTTTTCCAGAGTTAATTTCAACATTTGAAATTCAAAACCACAAAAATGCTTTTACAAGTTATCTATCGCAAAAAGGTTATAAACTGACATCAAACGGAAACGAAATTAAAGCAGAAAAGAATGAAAATATAATTAATGCCGTTTTTAACGAAGGGAATCTTCTGGTAAAATTAAATGGGAATTCTTAA
- a CDS encoding dihydrodipicolinate synthase family protein — protein MKNNLFKGIIAYPITPFDKNEKVDIALYKKLLERLIVSGCHAVAPLGSTGVMPYLSDEEKEAITVATIEQVRGRVPVLVGVSNLTTEKTIYHAKFGEKAGAAAVMIIPMSYWKLTDDEIVQHFDAVAKQISIPIMAYNNPATGGVDMSPALLKRLLEIANVTLIKESTGDVQRMHYLKRELGDDVAFFNGSNPLALAAFSAGAMGWCTAAPNLIPKLNLDLYHAIENNDLETAQKVFYKQLNLLKFIVNKGLPRAIKAGLEIQGIEGGFLRSPLKPLTATEIEEFKLILKEIEQ, from the coding sequence ATGAAAAACAATCTATTCAAGGGCATTATTGCTTATCCGATTACTCCATTCGATAAAAATGAAAAAGTAGATATCGCTTTATATAAAAAATTACTGGAACGTTTAATTGTTTCGGGTTGTCACGCTGTCGCCCCGCTTGGAAGCACCGGAGTTATGCCTTATTTGTCAGATGAGGAAAAAGAAGCTATTACTGTGGCAACAATCGAACAGGTCAGGGGCAGAGTTCCGGTTTTGGTTGGCGTATCAAACCTGACTACTGAGAAAACCATTTATCATGCTAAATTTGGCGAAAAAGCAGGTGCCGCTGCCGTAATGATTATCCCGATGAGTTACTGGAAGCTTACAGATGACGAGATTGTTCAGCATTTTGATGCAGTAGCGAAGCAAATTTCGATTCCGATAATGGCTTACAATAATCCTGCAACCGGGGGAGTAGATATGTCGCCAGCTTTGTTAAAGAGACTTCTTGAGATTGCTAATGTAACCCTGATAAAAGAAAGCACGGGAGACGTTCAGAGAATGCATTATTTAAAGCGGGAATTGGGCGATGATGTTGCTTTTTTTAACGGTTCAAATCCATTGGCACTGGCTGCATTTTCTGCAGGAGCTATGGGGTGGTGTACGGCTGCGCCCAATTTAATTCCGAAATTGAATCTGGATTTGTATCATGCGATTGAGAACAATGATTTAGAGACTGCGCAAAAAGTGTTTTACAAACAATTGAATCTTTTGAAGTTTATCGTTAACAAAGGTTTGCCACGAGCGATCAAGGCAGGTTTGGAAATTCAGGGAATAGAGGGTGGTTTTTTAAGAAGCCCGCTAAAACCATTAACTGCAACTGAAATTGAAGAGTTTAAGTTGATTTTAAAGGAAATAGAACAGTAA
- a CDS encoding DUF4287 domain-containing protein codes for MSFQAYLKTIKEKTGNGPAEFRALAEQKAFTQEGKLKPEVKAGDIVNWLKADFELGQGHAMAIYALLKGIKDENSQ; via the coding sequence ATGTCATTTCAAGCGTATTTAAAAACAATCAAAGAAAAAACGGGCAATGGTCCGGCCGAATTTAGAGCTTTGGCAGAACAGAAAGCATTTACTCAGGAAGGAAAACTCAAGCCTGAAGTAAAAGCCGGAGATATTGTAAACTGGCTTAAAGCAGATTTTGAATTAGGGCAAGGTCATGCAATGGCAATTTATGCTTTACTAAAAGGTATTAAAGACGAAAATAGCCAGTAA
- a CDS encoding cupin domain-containing protein: protein METKKQFSSKDFHETFARPTFVMPEKLIHKNVEQAGVHNQFSTERKHPVFFVDLPSKNVSMTIGGLLPDQLTNRHRHTYETVIYVIEGHGYTEIEDIKVEWKAGDAVYIPSWAWHRHQNLSSEASAKYIACENAPQLQNLGVALREEEGRDL from the coding sequence ATGGAAACTAAAAAACAATTTTCTTCAAAAGATTTTCACGAAACTTTTGCCAGACCCACTTTTGTGATGCCTGAAAAATTAATTCACAAAAACGTAGAGCAAGCCGGAGTTCACAACCAATTTTCTACCGAGCGAAAACACCCGGTTTTCTTTGTAGATCTTCCAAGTAAAAACGTGAGTATGACAATTGGCGGTTTATTACCGGATCAATTGACAAACAGACATCGTCATACGTATGAAACCGTTATTTATGTAATTGAAGGGCATGGGTATACTGAGATTGAGGATATAAAAGTAGAGTGGAAAGCAGGCGATGCTGTTTACATTCCGAGTTGGGCGTGGCACAGGCATCAAAATCTAAGCAGTGAAGCATCGGCGAAATATATTGCTTGCGAGAATGCACCGCAGCTTCAGAATTTAGGTGTGGCATTAAGAGAAGAAGAAGGCAGGGATCTTTAA
- the ftsH gene encoding ATP-dependent zinc metalloprotease FtsH: MAKDNNPNPSKFKISPWLIYTAILLVFLFISFATGGSNLSEPAQLTSSKFNTLLEKGQIEKVIVYNKAEAEVYLNAAALKDAANKKVAKDIFDRPNKGPHYTLEIGNDQIFQTKLEKAVGEGKLKDFNFLQKNNWSDILISLLPIIIIIGVWIFIMRKMSGGAGGGGGQIFNIGKSKAKLFDEKTDIKTTFKDVAGLEGAKEEIQEIVEFLKNPEKYTNLGGKIPKGALLVGPPGTGKTLLAKAVAGEAQVPFFSLSGSDFVEMFVGVGASRVRDLFKQAKEKSPAIIFIDEIDAVGRARGKSNMSGGNDERENTLNQLLTEMDGFGTNSNVIVLAATNRADVLDKALMRAGRFDRQIFVDLPDIRERAEIFAVHLAPIKKVEGLDLDFLAKQTPGFSGADIANVCNEAALIAARNNKTAVDKQDFLDAVDRIIGGLEKKNKIITPEEKRAIAIHEAGHATVSWMLEHAAPLIKVTIVPRGQSLGAAWYLPEERQIVRTDQMLDEMCATMGGRAAEKVTFDRISTGALSDLEKVTRQARAMVTIYGLNDKIGNVTYYDSSGQSEYNFSKPYSDETAKIIDKEISELIEGQYQRAIEILEENKDKLNQLADILIEKEVIFKDDLEAIFGKRTFDKNLEEVVS, encoded by the coding sequence ATGGCTAAAGATAATAATCCAAATCCGAGTAAATTTAAAATAAGTCCCTGGTTAATATATACTGCAATACTTCTGGTTTTTTTATTTATAAGTTTTGCAACCGGTGGATCAAACTTAAGCGAACCTGCTCAATTAACTTCTTCTAAATTCAACACTTTATTAGAAAAAGGGCAAATTGAAAAAGTAATCGTTTATAACAAAGCTGAAGCTGAAGTATATTTAAACGCTGCGGCTCTTAAAGACGCAGCTAATAAAAAAGTAGCTAAAGATATTTTTGACAGACCTAATAAAGGTCCTCATTATACTTTAGAAATTGGTAACGATCAAATCTTCCAAACAAAGCTTGAAAAAGCAGTTGGCGAAGGTAAACTGAAAGATTTTAATTTCTTACAGAAAAACAACTGGAGCGACATTTTAATCAGTCTGCTACCCATCATCATCATTATTGGTGTATGGATTTTCATTATGCGCAAAATGTCAGGTGGTGCCGGTGGCGGTGGCGGACAAATTTTCAACATTGGAAAATCGAAAGCTAAGTTGTTTGATGAGAAAACCGATATTAAAACTACATTTAAAGATGTAGCTGGTTTAGAAGGAGCAAAAGAAGAAATACAAGAAATTGTAGAATTCTTAAAAAACCCTGAAAAATATACTAATCTTGGAGGTAAAATCCCAAAAGGAGCTTTACTAGTTGGCCCTCCGGGAACAGGTAAAACATTACTAGCAAAAGCAGTTGCAGGCGAAGCTCAGGTTCCGTTCTTCTCTTTATCAGGTTCTGATTTCGTTGAAATGTTCGTAGGAGTTGGTGCTTCACGTGTACGTGATTTATTCAAACAAGCTAAAGAAAAATCTCCTGCTATTATCTTCATCGACGAAATTGACGCTGTTGGTAGAGCAAGAGGAAAAAGCAATATGTCAGGCGGAAATGACGAAAGAGAAAACACATTGAACCAATTACTAACAGAAATGGACGGTTTTGGTACCAACTCTAACGTAATTGTTCTGGCTGCAACCAACAGAGCCGATGTACTTGACAAAGCTTTAATGCGTGCAGGACGTTTCGACAGACAAATCTTTGTTGACTTACCGGACATTCGTGAAAGAGCTGAAATTTTCGCAGTTCACTTAGCACCTATCAAAAAAGTAGAAGGTCTTGATCTTGATTTCTTAGCCAAACAAACTCCTGGTTTCTCTGGTGCCGATATTGCTAATGTTTGTAACGAGGCTGCTCTTATTGCCGCCCGTAACAACAAAACAGCAGTGGACAAACAAGACTTCCTTGATGCTGTGGACAGAATCATTGGCGGACTTGAAAAGAAAAACAAAATCATTACACCGGAAGAAAAAAGAGCTATCGCTATACACGAAGCTGGTCACGCTACCGTAAGCTGGATGTTAGAACATGCTGCACCACTAATCAAAGTAACGATTGTTCCTCGTGGACAAAGTTTAGGAGCAGCCTGGTACTTACCGGAAGAAAGACAAATCGTCAGAACCGATCAAATGTTAGACGAAATGTGTGCTACTATGGGCGGAAGAGCTGCTGAAAAAGTAACTTTTGACAGAATTTCTACCGGAGCATTAAGCGATTTAGAAAAAGTTACACGTCAGGCTCGTGCTATGGTAACGATCTATGGTTTGAATGATAAAATTGGAAATGTTACGTATTACGATTCAAGCGGTCAAAGCGAATACAATTTTTCAAAACCATATTCTGACGAAACTGCAAAAATCATTGACAAAGAAATCTCAGAATTAATTGAAGGTCAATACCAACGAGCCATTGAAATTCTTGAAGAAAATAAAGACAAGCTAAATCAACTAGCTGACATATTAATTGAAAAAGAAGTTATTTTCAAAGATGACTTAGAAGCTATCTTCGGAAAACGCACTTTTGATAAAAATTTAGAAGAAGTGGTTTCATAG
- a CDS encoding biotin--[acetyl-CoA-carboxylase] ligase produces the protein MKLIKLDAIDSTNDFLKSLSSQDELENFTVVTAENQTKGKGQMGAKWQSEVGKNLIMSVLVRDFVFNNEHVFNLSVIVSLSVIEVLKSLNIPDLSIKWPNDIMSYNKKIGGILIENTLKSDGRIVSVVGLGLNVNQTNFDELPNASSLAVISGSSFEKELLPYLIVEKMKETIGAWEVNSKHLWSVYFNSLFRKGVPMPFRNLENQNFMGIIQGVSPVGRIQILLEDDSVSEFDIKEIQMLY, from the coding sequence ATGAAGCTAATCAAACTCGATGCCATAGATTCTACAAACGATTTCCTTAAATCATTGTCAAGTCAGGATGAACTGGAAAATTTTACTGTAGTGACGGCTGAAAATCAGACAAAAGGCAAGGGGCAGATGGGAGCTAAGTGGCAATCTGAGGTGGGTAAAAACTTAATTATGAGTGTTTTGGTGAGAGATTTTGTCTTTAATAATGAACATGTTTTTAACCTTAGCGTTATAGTGTCTTTAAGTGTAATTGAGGTACTAAAATCTCTAAATATTCCTGATTTAAGTATAAAATGGCCAAACGACATTATGTCATACAATAAGAAAATTGGTGGCATACTTATAGAAAATACTCTCAAAAGTGATGGCAGGATTGTGTCAGTTGTTGGATTGGGCTTAAATGTCAATCAGACTAATTTTGATGAACTTCCAAATGCCTCTTCATTGGCAGTGATTTCGGGTAGTAGTTTTGAGAAAGAACTTTTGCCTTATTTGATTGTCGAGAAAATGAAAGAGACGATAGGAGCATGGGAAGTTAATTCTAAACATTTATGGTCTGTTTATTTTAATTCATTGTTCCGAAAAGGTGTTCCAATGCCATTCAGGAACCTCGAGAATCAAAACTTTATGGGAATCATTCAGGGGGTGTCACCTGTCGGCAGGATTCAAATTCTGTTGGAAGACGATTCTGTTTCAGAGTTTGATATTAAGGAGATTCAGATGCTTTATTAG
- a CDS encoding helix-turn-helix domain-containing protein has product MSTLAKPNHIGRKISRIRELRDMKQEALAQALGTNQQAISILENSETIDDEKLAPIAKALGVSLEALKNFSDEAAINYFNSFTDNSAGTFNNHCAFNPLDKLMESIEENKKLYERLVQAEKEKVEFLEKILKDK; this is encoded by the coding sequence ATGAGTACACTTGCAAAACCAAACCATATAGGACGAAAAATTAGCCGAATTCGTGAACTTAGAGACATGAAACAGGAAGCGTTGGCACAGGCTTTAGGAACCAACCAACAGGCAATTTCAATTTTGGAGAATAGTGAAACTATAGACGATGAAAAACTTGCTCCAATTGCAAAAGCTTTGGGGGTAAGTCTTGAAGCGCTTAAAAATTTTTCAGACGAAGCAGCAATTAATTATTTTAATAGTTTTACAGATAACAGTGCAGGAACATTTAATAATCATTGTGCTTTCAATCCATTAGATAAATTAATGGAATCTATAGAAGAAAATAAAAAACTCTACGAGCGTTTGGTTCAGGCTGAAAAAGAAAAAGTTGAGTTTTTAGAAAAAATATTAAAGGATAAATAG
- a CDS encoding PLP-dependent aminotransferase family protein, with translation MLRPWQLEIQLNANDAKAIYLQIADAIIEAIQTGMLNSGNALPGSRQLAGLLKVNRNTVIEALDVLIAEGWLITLERKGTFVADILPLASKSIDQKQKPNYTEEEKQPLIIFDDGIPDSRIAPMNELARAYRQIFNRKSRWQIMGYSTEYGNLEFRKAIVQMLNFKRGMNVTPDQICITRGSQMAMYLTSTCLLSKDDYVMVENPGYQAAWETFQSSGVKLLPVNVDKDGLLIDEVEAYLKKFSNIKAIYVTPHHQFPTTVTLSLKRRLKLIELSNQYGFTIIEDDYDHEFHFGQRPILPISSYSNAKNTVYIGTLSKIVAPALRIGYLVSDRETILKVGKHRKIIDVQGDNIMEEAVLQLINEGEIKRHLKRTTLIYKAKRDYFETICNKYLKDKTTFTKPEGGLAFWIIPNSSVNISEIADKLLLKGIKIITPEKFSFNQPVQGFRLGYASLTEKQIEDGIIELAKYL, from the coding sequence ATGTTACGACCTTGGCAATTAGAAATTCAACTCAACGCAAATGATGCAAAAGCCATTTATCTGCAAATCGCTGATGCAATCATCGAAGCCATTCAAACCGGAATGCTCAACAGCGGGAATGCACTGCCCGGCAGCCGACAGCTTGCAGGCTTGCTAAAAGTGAACCGAAATACTGTTATTGAAGCTTTAGACGTCTTAATCGCTGAAGGCTGGCTCATTACATTGGAAAGAAAAGGAACTTTTGTAGCTGATATTCTGCCATTGGCTTCCAAAAGTATCGATCAAAAGCAAAAACCAAACTATACCGAAGAAGAAAAACAGCCTCTTATCATTTTTGATGATGGAATCCCCGATAGTCGAATTGCACCAATGAACGAACTCGCCAGAGCTTACCGACAGATTTTTAACCGAAAATCGCGTTGGCAGATCATGGGATACAGTACCGAGTACGGAAATCTGGAATTTCGAAAAGCAATTGTGCAAATGCTCAATTTTAAAAGGGGAATGAATGTCACTCCAGATCAAATTTGCATCACACGTGGAAGCCAGATGGCAATGTACCTAACCTCCACCTGTTTACTATCAAAAGACGATTACGTAATGGTCGAAAACCCGGGGTATCAGGCCGCTTGGGAAACATTTCAAAGCAGTGGAGTTAAATTACTGCCAGTAAATGTCGACAAAGACGGCTTGCTGATTGATGAGGTCGAAGCTTATCTGAAAAAATTCAGCAACATAAAAGCCATATACGTAACACCACATCATCAATTTCCAACTACAGTCACCCTGAGTCTCAAACGAAGATTAAAACTCATCGAATTGTCCAATCAATACGGCTTTACCATTATCGAAGACGATTACGATCATGAATTTCATTTCGGACAAAGACCAATTCTTCCTATTTCAAGTTACAGCAATGCCAAAAACACGGTTTATATTGGCACTCTAAGCAAAATTGTTGCACCCGCCTTACGAATCGGATATTTGGTAAGTGATCGCGAAACCATTTTAAAAGTGGGTAAACACCGAAAAATAATTGATGTACAAGGTGATAACATTATGGAAGAAGCCGTTTTACAGCTCATAAACGAAGGCGAGATTAAAAGACACCTTAAACGAACAACCCTTATTTACAAAGCAAAACGCGACTATTTTGAAACGATTTGCAACAAATACCTCAAAGACAAAACCACTTTTACCAAACCCGAAGGAGGCCTGGCATTTTGGATAATTCCCAACTCGTCAGTTAATATTTCTGAAATTGCAGACAAGCTCCTGTTAAAAGGAATCAAAATAATAACACCCGAGAAATTCAGTTTTAACCAGCCTGTGCAAGGATTTAGGCTTGGTTATGCCTCCTTAACCGAAAAACAAATCGAAGACGGCATAATCGAACTTGCGAAATATTTGTAA
- a CDS encoding NUDIX hydrolase: protein MYKVFVNDKPLFLTNEISRETNFQLFLLESIDIEQLIVKIFQNKIQKAYLYHPDEKEIMKTLKAKIPVSKAGGGFVYNKRGEVLFIFRNGKWDLPKGGIEKGEEIEATAIREVEEETGVSQLRITNKLQKTYHVFKRNGKYKLKITHWFEMHTDFEGIPHGQAEEGIEKVAWLNPEQIKEALKNSYENIKLLFEEENEIKVE, encoded by the coding sequence ATGTATAAAGTTTTTGTGAACGACAAACCACTTTTTTTGACAAATGAAATCTCGAGAGAGACTAATTTTCAATTATTCTTGTTAGAGAGTATTGATATCGAGCAGCTTATAGTGAAAATCTTTCAAAATAAAATTCAAAAAGCTTATTTGTATCATCCTGACGAAAAGGAGATTATGAAGACCTTAAAGGCAAAAATTCCTGTTAGTAAAGCTGGGGGAGGTTTTGTGTACAATAAAAGGGGCGAGGTTTTATTTATCTTCAGAAATGGAAAGTGGGATTTGCCTAAGGGTGGAATCGAGAAGGGGGAAGAAATCGAGGCTACGGCTATTCGTGAGGTGGAAGAAGAAACAGGAGTGAGTCAGCTTCGTATTACCAATAAACTTCAAAAAACGTATCATGTTTTTAAGCGTAATGGAAAATACAAACTTAAAATCACGCATTGGTTTGAAATGCATACAGACTTTGAAGGGATTCCTCATGGCCAGGCTGAAGAAGGTATCGAAAAAGTGGCCTGGTTAAATCCAGAGCAAATAAAAGAAGCTTTGAAAAACTCCTACGAAAACATTAAGCTGTTATTTGAAGAGGAAAACGAAATTAAAGTAGAGTAA
- the rsfS gene encoding ribosome silencing factor: MAKKTVNNDVLLANIIKGIEEVKGNDIDILDLREIDTAVCDYFVICNGSSNTQVNAIVNSIQKTVSKDLKDKPWHVEGTDNAEWVLMDYVHIVVHVFQKHIREYYNIESLWGDAKITTIENKY, encoded by the coding sequence ATGGCGAAAAAGACTGTTAATAATGATGTTCTATTGGCGAACATAATCAAAGGGATTGAAGAAGTAAAAGGAAATGATATCGATATTCTTGACTTAAGAGAAATAGACACTGCAGTTTGTGACTATTTTGTCATTTGCAACGGAAGTTCAAATACCCAAGTTAATGCCATTGTAAATTCAATTCAAAAAACTGTATCAAAAGATTTAAAGGACAAACCCTGGCATGTAGAAGGAACCGATAATGCGGAATGGGTTCTTATGGACTATGTACACATTGTAGTGCACGTTTTCCAAAAACACATTCGAGAATATTACAACATCGAAAGCCTTTGGGGTGATGCCAAAATAACTACAATCGAAAACAAATACTAA
- the pyrE gene encoding orotate phosphoribosyltransferase — protein sequence MIFNKDTAEKTAELLLQINAIKLNPENPFTWASGWKSPIYCDNRLILSFPSIRNYVRDEFAKNIEKQFGKPDVIAGVATGAIGIGILVAESLGLPFVYVRPEAKKHGRQNQVEGFLQKGQNVVVVEDLISTGNSSLMAVEALRNEGANIKGMAAIFTYGFNVAEENFKNANIDLYTLSNYENLLDLAVQKQYISEEQQSTLQEWNVSPSTWGQE from the coding sequence ATGATTTTTAATAAAGATACTGCCGAAAAAACAGCCGAATTGCTTTTGCAAATAAATGCAATTAAATTGAATCCCGAAAATCCTTTTACATGGGCTTCAGGTTGGAAATCTCCTATTTATTGTGATAATAGGTTAATTCTTTCATTTCCAAGCATCCGAAACTACGTTCGTGATGAATTTGCGAAAAATATAGAAAAACAATTTGGAAAACCGGATGTCATTGCCGGAGTTGCTACCGGAGCAATTGGAATTGGAATTCTTGTGGCCGAAAGCCTTGGATTACCTTTCGTATATGTGCGTCCTGAAGCTAAAAAACACGGAAGACAAAATCAGGTAGAAGGTTTTTTACAAAAAGGTCAAAATGTTGTGGTAGTAGAAGATTTAATCAGTACCGGTAACAGTAGTTTGATGGCTGTGGAAGCTTTACGCAACGAAGGAGCTAATATTAAAGGAATGGCCGCCATTTTTACCTATGGCTTTAATGTTGCCGAAGAAAACTTTAAAAATGCCAATATCGATTTGTATACCTTAAGCAATTACGAAAACTTACTGGATTTAGCGGTTCAAAAACAATACATCAGCGAAGAACAACAGTCTACCCTGCAAGAATGGAACGTGAGTCCATCAACCTGGGGACAGGAGTAA
- a CDS encoding M14 family metallopeptidase, translating into MKLFTFLFSLFTLTLFAQNNKKYETFFEKGNGNQSASYQETIQYYKLLARDFPTIQIKEMGLTDSGEPLHMITYNPEKEFDFEKIQKSKAVLFINNGIHAGEPDGIDATMQFYRDLATGKIKAPKNTVLVTIPVYNIGGALNRNSTTRANQDGPEIYGFRGNARNYDLNRDLMKSDTRNTKSFVEIFQKINPDVFIDNHVSNGSDYQYKLTYIMTQHNKLGTVLGDFMNSEMMPALVKDLQQKKIETTPYVDSFKDTPDKGFGQFVDSPRYTTGYTSLFNTIGFVVETHMLKKYAERVKMTYEYTKSTLDYTDSNYLKIKELRVKNLEQYQAKKNYTLKWELDSTKATTFSFLGYEAAYKKSEATTGNRLYYDRSKPYKKEVPYIKEFKSVKEVVIPSAYIIPRGYWNIIDLLKNNNISFAQLKNDTIIDVESYKIADFKTVPSAYEGHYLHRNTTVTSKIVKMAFAKGDYLVPTNQKGVKYILEAFEPEGVDSFFNWNFFDTILQQKEHYSNYIFEDTAAKLLKENSTLKAELENKKQTDPEFAKNPEAQLDWIYKHSAYYEKAHLQYPVYRVL; encoded by the coding sequence ATGAAACTTTTTACATTTCTCTTTTCACTTTTCACCCTAACCCTTTTCGCTCAAAACAATAAAAAATACGAGACTTTTTTTGAAAAAGGAAATGGAAATCAGTCTGCTTCGTATCAAGAAACGATTCAGTATTATAAACTTTTAGCACGTGATTTCCCTACTATTCAAATTAAAGAAATGGGACTAACCGACTCCGGTGAGCCATTACACATGATTACTTACAATCCTGAAAAGGAATTTGACTTTGAGAAAATTCAAAAGAGCAAAGCGGTACTTTTTATCAATAATGGTATTCATGCCGGAGAACCTGATGGAATCGATGCCACCATGCAATTCTACAGAGATCTGGCAACAGGAAAGATAAAAGCCCCAAAAAATACCGTTTTGGTTACCATTCCGGTTTACAATATTGGAGGTGCTTTGAACCGAAATTCGACCACAAGAGCCAATCAGGATGGTCCGGAAATTTATGGTTTCAGAGGAAATGCCCGCAACTACGACCTCAATCGTGATTTAATGAAATCAGATACACGAAACACCAAAAGCTTTGTTGAGATTTTTCAGAAAATAAACCCGGACGTTTTTATTGACAATCACGTGAGCAACGGTTCTGATTATCAATACAAATTAACCTATATCATGACACAGCACAACAAACTGGGAACCGTGTTGGGTGATTTTATGAATAGCGAAATGATGCCGGCTCTGGTCAAAGATCTTCAACAGAAAAAAATTGAAACAACACCTTACGTAGATTCATTTAAAGATACTCCCGACAAAGGTTTTGGTCAATTTGTGGATAGTCCACGATACACAACGGGCTACACTTCACTATTCAACACCATTGGTTTTGTGGTTGAAACGCACATGCTAAAAAAATATGCCGAACGTGTAAAAATGACTTACGAATACACCAAATCTACTTTAGACTACACCGATTCCAATTACCTAAAGATCAAGGAACTTCGAGTAAAAAATCTGGAACAATATCAAGCTAAGAAAAACTATACTCTAAAATGGGAGTTGGACAGTACAAAAGCCACTACCTTTTCGTTCTTGGGTTATGAAGCAGCTTACAAAAAAAGTGAGGCTACAACCGGAAATCGCTTGTACTACGATCGAAGCAAACCGTATAAAAAAGAGGTTCCTTATATCAAAGAATTCAAATCAGTAAAAGAGGTTGTTATACCTTCTGCTTATATCATTCCGCGTGGTTACTGGAACATTATTGACCTTTTAAAGAACAATAATATCTCGTTTGCCCAACTTAAAAACGATACTATCATTGATGTGGAAAGCTACAAAATTGCCGATTTTAAAACTGTTCCCTCTGCTTATGAAGGACACTATTTACACCGAAATACGACCGTAACTTCTAAAATTGTTAAAATGGCTTTCGCTAAAGGAGATTACCTAGTTCCAACCAATCAAAAAGGTGTAAAATATATCCTGGAAGCCTTTGAACCCGAAGGAGTTGATTCGTTTTTCAACTGGAATTTCTTTGACACCATTTTACAGCAAAAAGAGCACTATTCCAATTATATTTTTGAAGATACCGCAGCTAAACTCCTAAAAGAAAACTCAACTTTAAAAGCCGAACTGGAAAACAAAAAACAGACTGATCCTGAGTTTGCTAAAAATCCAGAAGCACAATTGGATTGGATTTATAAACATTCAGCCTATTATGAAAAGGCGCATTTGCAGTATCCTGTTTATAGAGTACTGTGA